One part of the Acidobacteriota bacterium genome encodes these proteins:
- the rpoC gene encoding DNA-directed RNA polymerase subunit beta' has product MFRSSPFDMANPVADFDAIRISLASPEKIRSWSHGEVTKPETINYRTFKPERDGLFCARIFGPVTDWECLCGKYKRMKHRGVICDKCGVEVTLSKVRRERLGHIELASPCSHVWFFKGLPSRIGHLLDISLRDLEAILYFEAYVTIETGDAPVKDHEVIKDETKYRELDQQFRPTGFKAMMGAEAIKELLKRVEVEGLSTELREKMKHETSLQKRLKYAKRLKVVEAFRKSGNKPQWMILDVIPVIPPELRPLVPLDGGRFATSDLNDLYRRVINRNNRLKKLMDLHAPEVIVRNEKRMLQEAVDALFDNGRRGRVLRGANNRPLKSLSDTLKGKQGRFRQNLLGKRVDYSGRSVIVVGPELKLHQCGLPKKMALELFKPFIYHRLEQTGHCTTIKQAKEMVEQQEPIVWDILEEVIKDHPVMLNRAPTLHRLGIQAFEPVLVEGKAIKIHPLVCTAFNADFDGDQMAVHIPLSPEAQVEASVLMLSSHNILSPASGQPITVPTQDMVLGLYYLTKAKPGAKGEGRSFANIDEVVIALEMGEVETLSPIRLRYTGEVMDLAAAYDDQDVTHAEPIHVEREFLNTTVGRAILNDNLPDGMPFINGLLKKKGIGQLVNYGYLRFGLETTVKMLDQIKSLGFKYATRAGLSIGIDDMVIPDNKKTLVRDADKQVINVQQQYLDGAITNGERYNKVIEIWSAITEKVADEMFGQMQQADKVGALNPIYVMADSGARGSKQQIRQLSGMRGLMAKPTGEIIETPITANFREGLTVLEYFISTHGARKGLADTALKTADSGYLTRRLVDVAQDVIISEYDCGTVDGIFVSGIVEAGEIIEPLRDRIIGRVSLEKIKDYDTNVIVDINQEITEDLAGAIQAAGIERVKIRSVLTCESKRGVCVMCYGRNLASGRLVELGEATGVIAAQSIGEPGTQLTMRTFHIGGTASRVSEQSKLDAKSVGSVRFIGLQTVKSKTGDFVVMNRQGSIAIVDEKNRERERYAVVYGAKLKVAEGDQVTQGQVLVEWDPYTFAILTEIGGTAQFKDLQEGVTLHEEVDEVTGLSRHVVADAPDEKRQPALVIKGKASKRYLMPSRAHLMVQDGDTVFPGDVLAKIPRETTKTKDITGGLPRVVELFEARKPRETAVISEIDGVVRFGEVSKGQRKLYVAADNGTEKEYSVPRGVHINVQEGERVKAGEPLMDGPLNPHDILAVLGEKELQSYLVNEIQEVYRLQGVNISDKHIEVIVRQMMRWVKVEDVGDTTFLLEQQVDKFRFREENERVIRDGGKPATGRPLLLGITKASLSTDSFISAASFQETTRVLTEASIQGAVDHLRGLKENVIVGRLIPAGTGMEYYRNVRLSPEMEEAAQKVQEEVSQAYEEAERALELMRHEGETEELAAE; this is encoded by the coding sequence ATGTTTCGTTCGAGCCCGTTTGACATGGCAAATCCCGTAGCTGACTTTGACGCCATTCGCATCAGCCTGGCGTCGCCGGAAAAAATCCGGAGCTGGTCGCATGGGGAAGTAACCAAACCCGAAACCATCAACTATCGCACTTTCAAGCCGGAGCGCGATGGACTGTTCTGCGCCCGCATCTTTGGCCCGGTTACGGACTGGGAGTGTCTCTGCGGCAAGTACAAGCGCATGAAGCACCGTGGAGTGATCTGCGACAAGTGCGGTGTGGAAGTCACGCTCTCCAAGGTTCGCCGCGAGCGTCTCGGTCACATCGAACTCGCTTCTCCGTGTTCGCACGTGTGGTTCTTCAAAGGATTGCCCAGCCGTATCGGGCATCTTCTCGATATCTCTCTCCGCGATCTCGAGGCGATTCTCTACTTTGAAGCGTATGTCACGATCGAAACCGGCGATGCTCCGGTAAAAGATCACGAAGTCATCAAGGACGAAACCAAGTACCGCGAACTCGATCAGCAATTCCGTCCCACCGGCTTCAAGGCCATGATGGGCGCGGAAGCGATCAAGGAACTTCTCAAGCGCGTGGAAGTCGAGGGGCTCTCGACCGAATTGCGCGAGAAGATGAAGCACGAGACTTCACTGCAGAAGCGCTTGAAGTATGCCAAGCGTCTGAAGGTAGTCGAGGCTTTCCGCAAGAGCGGTAACAAGCCGCAGTGGATGATTCTGGATGTGATTCCGGTCATTCCGCCGGAACTGCGCCCTCTCGTTCCCCTCGACGGTGGACGTTTCGCGACGTCGGATTTGAACGACCTGTATCGCCGCGTGATCAACCGTAATAACCGGTTGAAGAAGTTGATGGACCTGCACGCTCCGGAAGTCATCGTGCGCAACGAAAAGCGCATGCTGCAGGAAGCTGTCGACGCGCTGTTTGACAACGGACGACGCGGACGTGTTCTGCGTGGCGCAAACAATCGCCCCCTGAAGTCGCTCTCCGACACGCTGAAAGGTAAGCAAGGACGCTTCCGTCAGAACCTGCTCGGCAAGCGCGTGGACTACTCGGGCCGTTCCGTCATCGTGGTTGGTCCTGAACTCAAACTGCACCAGTGCGGGCTACCGAAGAAGATGGCGCTTGAGTTGTTCAAGCCGTTCATCTATCACCGCCTCGAACAAACTGGACACTGCACGACCATCAAGCAAGCGAAAGAAATGGTTGAGCAGCAGGAACCAATCGTTTGGGACATCCTTGAAGAAGTCATCAAGGACCATCCGGTCATGCTGAACCGCGCACCTACGCTCCATCGTCTGGGTATTCAGGCGTTTGAGCCGGTGCTGGTGGAAGGCAAGGCCATCAAGATCCACCCGCTTGTTTGTACGGCGTTTAACGCCGACTTCGACGGCGATCAGATGGCGGTACACATTCCGCTGTCGCCGGAAGCACAGGTTGAAGCCAGCGTGCTGATGTTGTCCTCGCACAACATTCTGTCGCCCGCCTCGGGACAGCCGATCACCGTGCCAACGCAGGACATGGTTCTTGGTCTCTACTATCTGACCAAAGCCAAGCCCGGCGCGAAGGGTGAAGGCCGCTCGTTCGCCAACATCGATGAAGTCGTGATTGCGCTCGAAATGGGCGAAGTGGAAACACTGAGTCCGATTCGGCTGCGCTACACCGGCGAAGTCATGGACCTCGCTGCTGCCTACGACGATCAGGATGTCACGCACGCGGAACCGATTCATGTGGAGCGCGAGTTCCTGAATACGACCGTTGGACGCGCGATCCTGAACGACAATCTGCCCGACGGCATGCCGTTCATCAACGGCTTGCTCAAGAAGAAGGGCATTGGCCAGCTGGTGAATTACGGCTACTTGCGGTTTGGACTTGAAACCACCGTCAAGATGCTCGACCAGATCAAGTCGCTTGGCTTCAAGTACGCCACGCGCGCTGGGCTCTCGATCGGCATCGACGACATGGTCATTCCGGACAACAAGAAGACGCTGGTCCGCGATGCTGATAAACAGGTCATCAACGTTCAGCAACAATATCTGGACGGCGCGATCACGAACGGTGAACGCTACAACAAAGTCATCGAAATCTGGTCGGCGATTACTGAAAAAGTTGCCGATGAAATGTTCGGGCAGATGCAGCAGGCTGACAAGGTCGGTGCACTCAATCCGATTTACGTCATGGCCGACTCCGGCGCTCGCGGATCGAAACAGCAGATCCGTCAGCTCTCCGGTATGCGCGGCTTGATGGCGAAGCCGACCGGCGAAATCATCGAGACTCCGATTACGGCCAACTTCCGCGAAGGCTTGACCGTGTTGGAATACTTCATCTCGACGCACGGCGCTCGTAAGGGTCTGGCGGATACGGCGTTGAAGACCGCTGACTCGGGCTACCTGACGCGGCGTCTGGTCGACGTGGCGCAGGACGTCATCATCAGCGAATACGACTGCGGCACCGTGGACGGCATTTTCGTCTCCGGTATCGTGGAAGCGGGCGAGATTATCGAGCCGCTGCGCGACCGCATCATTGGCCGCGTTTCGCTCGAGAAGATCAAGGACTACGACACCAACGTGATCGTCGACATCAACCAGGAAATCACGGAAGACCTGGCGGGCGCGATTCAGGCGGCCGGTATCGAACGGGTAAAGATCCGCTCGGTGCTGACTTGCGAATCGAAACGCGGCGTTTGCGTGATGTGTTATGGACGCAACCTGGCCTCTGGCAGACTGGTCGAACTCGGCGAAGCAACGGGCGTGATCGCTGCGCAGTCGATTGGCGAACCTGGAACGCAGCTCACGATGCGTACCTTCCACATCGGTGGTACGGCGTCGCGAGTTTCGGAACAGTCGAAGCTTGATGCCAAGAGCGTCGGTTCGGTCCGGTTCATCGGACTGCAGACCGTGAAGTCGAAGACCGGTGACTTCGTGGTCATGAACCGCCAGGGCTCGATCGCGATCGTGGACGAGAAGAACCGCGAACGCGAGCGCTATGCGGTCGTGTACGGCGCGAAGCTGAAAGTTGCCGAAGGCGATCAGGTCACACAAGGCCAGGTTCTGGTCGAGTGGGATCCGTACACCTTCGCGATCCTCACGGAAATCGGCGGCACGGCGCAGTTCAAGGACTTGCAGGAAGGTGTCACGCTCCACGAAGAAGTGGACGAAGTCACCGGCCTATCACGGCACGTAGTGGCCGACGCACCGGACGAGAAGCGGCAACCAGCGCTGGTTATCAAGGGTAAGGCCAGCAAGCGCTACCTCATGCCGTCACGCGCTCACTTGATGGTGCAGGACGGAGACACGGTGTTCCCGGGCGACGTGCTGGCGAAGATCCCGCGCGAAACCACCAAGACCAAGGACATCACCGGCGGTCTGCCGCGTGTCGTCGAATTGTTCGAAGCCCGCAAGCCGCGTGAAACAGCCGTCATCAGCGAAATCGACGGCGTGGTTCGCTTCGGCGAGGTTTCGAAAGGTCAACGCAAACTCTACGTGGCTGCCGACAACGGAACGGAAAAGGAATACTCCGTACCGCGCGGCGTTCACATCAACGTGCAGGAAGGCGAGCGCGTCAAGGCGGGCGAACCGCTCATGGACGGCCCGCTCAACCCGCATGACATCCTCGCTGTACTCGGCGAAAAGGAACTGCAGTCTTACCTAGTGAACGAAATCCAGGAAGTCTACCGGCTCCAAGGCGTGAACATTTCGGATAAGCACATCGAAGTGATCGTGCGCCAGATGATGCGCTGGGTAAAGGTTGAGGACGTGGGCGATACGACGTTCCTGCTCGAACAGCAGGTCGACAAGTTCCGCTTCCGCGAGGAAAACGAACGCGTCATCCGCGATGGTGGCAAGCCGGCGACGGGACGTCCGTTGCTGCTCGGCATCACCAAGGCGTCGCTCTCGACCGATTCGTTCATTTCGGCCGCATCGTTCCAGGAGACCACGCGCGTGCTCACCGAAGCTTCCATCCAGGGAGCGGTGGACCACTTGCGCGGCCTGAAGGAAAATGTGATCGTAGGACGCTTGATTCCCGCCGGCACCGGCATGGAGTACTATCGCAACGTGCGGCTCTCTCCAGAAATGGAAGAGGCTGCGCAAAAGGTGCAGGAAGAAGTCTCGCAAGCTTACGAGGAGGCCGAGCGTGCGCTCGAACTCATGCGCCATGAAGGCGAAACGGAAGAACTCGCCGCAGAGTAA